CCGAGCCCTCCGTGATCTCGAGCACGAGCGACGAGGGGTCGAGACGGTGCCGTGATGCAGCGGCGGCCACTGTCTCACCTATGCCGGGCTTCAGCTGGCGCGCGGACACGTTCACCGACATGAACAGAGGCACGTCCGCCAGCTCGGACCGCCAGGCGGCGAGCTGCCGGCAGGACTCGGAGAGCACCCATTCGCCAATGGTCGCGATGAGGCCCGCCTCCTCGGCGACCGGCACGAAGTCGGCGGGAGGGACCGGACCCCAGTCGGGATGTTCCCATCGAAGCAATGCTTCGGCCCCGACGACCCACCCGGCGTCCAGAGCCACGATCGGCTGGTATTCGAGGCGGAACCCGCCATCCTTCACTGCCCGGTGAAGGGCGTTCTGGGTCTCGCGCCGCCACTCCGCCCGAGCCCGGATCTCGTCGTCGAAGAACTTGACCCTTCCCCGCCCGTCGACCTTGGCGTGGTACATGGCGGCGTCAGCGTCCCGCAGCAGGGCCTCGGTGGAAGCGTCCGGGCCGCCCAGGGCGACCCCCAGGCTGGCCGACACGAAGAACCGCTCTTCGCCCAGGACGAAGGGTTCGGCGAAGACGGCCGTGAGTCGTTCTGCGAGCTCGGCGGCGTCCCGGTGGGAGCTGACGTCCTCGAAGACCACCACGAACTCGTCCCCGCCGAAGCGCGCAACCGTGTCGTCTGCGCGGACGACCCCCGACAGCCGGTCGGACACGGCCTTGAGGAGGAGGTCGCCCTCAGCGTGGCCCTGTGTGTCGTTGACCAGCTTGAAATGGTCGAGATCCAGGAAGACCACCGCCACGTACCGGCCGGACCTCGACGCCCGACTTAGGCCGTGCTTCACCCGGTCGCCGAGCAGGAGCCGGTTCGGCAAGCCGGTCAGATGGTCGTGCAGGGCCTGGTGGGCGAGCTGCTCGACGACGTCACCGTCGGCGCGGACCTCGGTGACGACCGCCCAGTTGAGAGCCCCGGGTTCCGGACTGACACCGTGCTCGACGTGGAGCCTGAGTGACCCGCCGGACCTCACGACCCGCTCGGAGAGGCCGTCCCGGGTCATCTCGGCAAGCTCATCGCCGAATAGCCGCCAGGCTGGCATGTTCCACGTCTGGCAGGCTCCCGAAGAGTCGAACCCGAGAACCGCTACGGGAAGGTCGGACAGCCAGCCGTGAACGGAGTCGACACACCCGTCGGCGCCGGTAGGCGCCGCCGTCATGGGGGTGTCCCGTCCAGCCGGGCCGGGTGGGCGCCGGGCACGACCCTGGCGGACCTCACTACCATTCCAGACATATCGGCACGTCTGAGGTCGAAATTCAGATGGTTCAGGATCAATA
This portion of the Acidimicrobiales bacterium genome encodes:
- a CDS encoding EAL domain-containing protein, producing the protein MTAAPTGADGCVDSVHGWLSDLPVAVLGFDSSGACQTWNMPAWRLFGDELAEMTRDGLSERVVRSGGSLRLHVEHGVSPEPGALNWAVVTEVRADGDVVEQLAHQALHDHLTGLPNRLLLGDRVKHGLSRASRSGRYVAVVFLDLDHFKLVNDTQGHAEGDLLLKAVSDRLSGVVRADDTVARFGGDEFVVVFEDVSSHRDAAELAERLTAVFAEPFVLGEERFFVSASLGVALGGPDASTEALLRDADAAMYHAKVDGRGRVKFFDDEIRARAEWRRETQNALHRAVKDGGFRLEYQPIVALDAGWVVGAEALLRWEHPDWGPVPPADFVPVAEEAGLIATIGEWVLSESCRQLAAWRSELADVPLFMSVNVSARQLKPGIGETVAAAASRHRLDPSSLVLEITEGSVMSEVNSCAGALQEVRATGAHIALDDFGVGYSSMNYLKRFPVDIIKVGKAFVSGLGRDASDSAIVTAIAGIARGLKVSVVAVGVETDDQLYALRRLGCQQAQGYAFSRPLEPAAFAELVRERPRW